The Sphingomonas astaxanthinifaciens DSM 22298 genome has a segment encoding these proteins:
- a CDS encoding Bax inhibitor-1/YccA family protein — MQNWSDPRTTTAANPAVSVGVPRAARDAGLRSYMLSVYNYMASGVLLTGIVALLFASSGMAAQVLQTPLRWVIIFAPLAFVMAMSFGLNRMKTSTLQALYWAFAVVMGLSMSSIFLVYTGTSIATTFFAVAAAFAGLSLWGYTTKRDLSGFGTFLIMGVVGLLVASLLNLWLQSSAMQLAISAIGVLLFAGLTAYDTQKIKSMYAYVAGSDMMGKVVIMGALNLYLDFINMFTFLLQFLGDRR; from the coding sequence ATGCAGAACTGGTCTGACCCGCGAACGACGACCGCCGCGAACCCCGCCGTATCGGTCGGCGTGCCGCGCGCCGCCCGCGACGCGGGCCTGCGGTCCTACATGTTGAGCGTGTACAATTACATGGCGTCGGGCGTGCTGCTGACCGGCATCGTCGCCCTGCTGTTCGCCTCGAGCGGCATGGCGGCCCAGGTTCTGCAGACCCCGCTGCGCTGGGTGATCATCTTCGCCCCGCTCGCCTTCGTCATGGCGATGAGCTTCGGCCTCAACCGGATGAAGACCTCGACCCTGCAGGCGCTCTACTGGGCGTTCGCGGTCGTGATGGGCCTGTCGATGAGCTCGATCTTCCTAGTCTATACCGGGACGAGCATCGCGACGACCTTCTTCGCCGTCGCCGCGGCCTTCGCCGGGCTGAGCCTCTGGGGCTACACCACCAAGCGTGACCTCAGCGGTTTCGGCACCTTCCTGATCATGGGCGTCGTCGGCCTGCTGGTCGCCTCGCTGCTGAACCTGTGGCTGCAGTCGAGCGCGATGCAGCTGGCGATCAGCGCGATCGGCGTGCTGCTGTTCGCGGGCCTGACCGCCTACGACACGCAGAAGATCAAGAGCATGTACGCCTATGTCGCGGGCAGCGACATGATGGGCAAGGTCGTGATCATGGGGGCGCTGAACCTCTATCTCGACTTCATCAACATGTTCACCTTCCTGCTGCAGTTCCTCGGCGACCGCCGCTAA
- a CDS encoding dienelactone hydrolase family protein, whose protein sequence is MCETDKGRFIVDTDMTRRGLMIGLAGTAAATGLPGFAAAAGSVVESDVLVPTPDGQADAALFHPAGKGRWPAVLIWTDILGLRPVFREMGRRLAAQGHVVLVPNPYYRAKKAPVVSGSVDFSDRAAMKPVMEYRAALTDERIDSDARAYLAFLDRQKATDRARGAGVQGYCMGGPFTFRTAAAVPGRIRAAASFHGGGLVTDKPNSPHLLLPRTRADFLVAIAQNDDARQPDAKATLRTAFAQAKRRAEIEVYPADHGWCVGGSQAYDEAAAEKAWARLTSLYKARLA, encoded by the coding sequence ATGTGCGAGACCGACAAGGGCCGCTTCATCGTCGACACCGACATGACCCGGCGCGGGCTGATGATCGGGCTTGCGGGCACCGCTGCCGCGACGGGGCTTCCCGGCTTCGCGGCCGCCGCCGGGTCGGTCGTGGAGAGCGACGTCCTCGTGCCCACCCCCGACGGACAGGCCGATGCCGCGCTGTTCCACCCGGCGGGCAAGGGGCGCTGGCCGGCGGTCCTGATCTGGACCGACATTCTCGGGCTTCGTCCCGTCTTCCGCGAGATGGGCCGCCGCCTCGCCGCGCAGGGCCATGTCGTGCTCGTCCCCAATCCCTATTACCGGGCGAAGAAGGCGCCGGTGGTATCGGGGAGCGTCGACTTCTCCGACCGCGCGGCGATGAAGCCGGTGATGGAGTATCGCGCCGCACTGACCGACGAACGCATCGACAGCGACGCGCGCGCCTATCTCGCCTTCCTCGACCGGCAGAAGGCCACCGACCGCGCGCGCGGGGCGGGCGTCCAGGGCTATTGCATGGGCGGGCCCTTCACCTTCCGGACCGCTGCCGCGGTGCCCGGGCGGATCCGCGCGGCGGCGAGCTTCCATGGCGGCGGGCTCGTCACCGACAAGCCGAACAGCCCGCACCTCCTCCTTCCCCGGACCAGGGCCGACTTTCTCGTCGCCATCGCGCAAAATGACGACGCCAGGCAGCCGGACGCCAAGGCCACGCTTCGCACCGCCTTCGCGCAAGCGAAGCGCCGGGCCGAGATCGAGGTCTATCCCGCCGACCATGGCTGGTGCGTCGGCGGCAGCCAGGCCTATGACGAGGCCGCGGCCGAAAAGGCCTGGGCGCGCCTTACCAGCCTCTACAAGGCGCGGCTGGCCTAG
- a CDS encoding glutathione S-transferase family protein translates to MTDLTFYTNPQSRGQIVRWMLEEVGAPYETVILDYATTLKGDEYRAINPMMKIPAIRHRGKVVTEVAAICAYLADAFPDAGLAPAPADRADYYRYLFFASGPLEMTFSLKAINYDPPADKQRMFGHGNEALVFEALETMLGDRDYVTGRFSAADLVLASQLGFMMMFGMIEGSDTLKAYVARCTDRDAWRRAKQIDTDAGEALKAAAQAAAPAA, encoded by the coding sequence ATGACCGACCTCACTTTCTATACCAACCCGCAGTCGCGCGGGCAGATCGTCCGCTGGATGCTGGAGGAGGTGGGCGCGCCCTACGAGACGGTGATCCTCGACTATGCGACGACCCTCAAGGGCGACGAATATCGCGCGATCAACCCGATGATGAAGATCCCGGCGATCCGCCACCGCGGCAAGGTGGTGACCGAGGTCGCGGCGATCTGCGCCTATCTTGCCGACGCCTTTCCGGACGCCGGACTTGCCCCCGCTCCCGCCGACCGCGCGGACTATTACCGCTATCTCTTCTTCGCGAGCGGACCGCTCGAGATGACCTTCAGTTTGAAGGCGATCAATTACGATCCGCCAGCGGACAAGCAGCGGATGTTCGGCCACGGCAACGAGGCGCTGGTGTTCGAGGCGCTCGAGACGATGCTCGGCGACCGCGACTATGTGACGGGCCGTTTCTCCGCGGCCGACCTCGTGCTGGCCTCGCAGCTCGGCTTCATGATGATGTTCGGGATGATCGAGGGCTCGGACACGCTCAAGGCCTATGTCGCCCGCTGCACCGACCGCGACGCCTGGCGCCGCGCGAAGCAGATCGATACCGACGCGGGCGAGGCGCTGAAGGCCGCCGCCCAAGCAGCGGCCCCCGCGGCCTAG
- a CDS encoding M28 family metallopeptidase: MRPLLLLAATALASAPLAAQTFSTARVAQDIKTLSSDAYEGRGPATPGETKTVAYLVQQLKAAGVQPGGEVIDGKRQYTQRVPLLQSSWSADPVVTLQGTSGGARLTQGTDIAVRAPLTGASQLRLDNAPLVFAGYGVQAPERQWDDFKGQDLRGKILVVFINDPDFDGPIGDGGPDFGGKAMTYYGRWTYKYEQAAKLGAAGVIIVHEDAPASYGWNTVKNSNTNTMFDVVRQNPGGSHPAMESWVTSATASKIFASAGMTLAEAKAMARRRDFKPVELPMRLSVTGNAAARTITSYNVVGLLPGTKRPDETVIYSAHWDHLGVGLPDANGDNIYNGALDNATGTAHVLEQARWFAKGPRTARSLVFLFVTAEEKGLLGSEYYVSNPLYPLSKTAGVLNTDGGAIYGPARDFSMSGSAKLGLLDMLVAEGAKQKRTYSPDEKVEAGYFFRSDHFPFAKRGVPAVSWRGGIDLVNGGKARGLALNEDYTVKRYHQPDDEYSPSWDLSGLAQDAQLLHNVGRDLANSTAWPNWSDDSEFRAARDASAGDRGAAAPATTTAGERG, encoded by the coding sequence ATGCGTCCTCTCCTTCTTCTCGCGGCCACTGCCCTCGCCTCCGCCCCGCTCGCCGCACAGACCTTTTCGACCGCGCGCGTCGCGCAGGACATCAAGACCCTGTCGAGCGACGCCTATGAAGGCCGCGGTCCGGCCACCCCGGGCGAGACCAAGACGGTCGCCTATCTCGTCCAGCAGCTCAAGGCCGCGGGCGTCCAGCCGGGCGGCGAAGTGATCGACGGCAAGCGCCAATATACCCAGCGCGTGCCGCTGCTGCAGTCGAGCTGGAGCGCCGATCCGGTCGTGACGCTGCAGGGGACGTCGGGCGGCGCTCGCCTTACGCAGGGCACGGATATCGCGGTCCGCGCGCCGCTGACCGGCGCGAGCCAGCTCCGCCTCGACAATGCGCCGCTCGTCTTCGCCGGCTATGGGGTCCAGGCGCCCGAACGCCAGTGGGACGACTTCAAGGGCCAGGACCTGCGCGGCAAGATCCTCGTCGTCTTCATCAACGACCCCGATTTCGACGGCCCGATCGGCGACGGCGGCCCCGATTTCGGCGGCAAGGCGATGACCTATTACGGCCGCTGGACCTACAAATATGAGCAGGCGGCCAAGCTCGGCGCGGCGGGCGTGATCATCGTCCACGAGGACGCGCCGGCCTCCTACGGCTGGAACACGGTCAAGAATTCGAACACCAACACCATGTTCGACGTCGTCCGCCAGAACCCCGGCGGATCGCATCCCGCGATGGAAAGCTGGGTGACGAGCGCCACCGCGTCGAAAATCTTCGCCAGCGCTGGCATGACGCTGGCCGAGGCCAAGGCCATGGCCCGTCGCCGCGACTTCAAGCCGGTCGAGCTGCCGATGCGTCTCAGCGTCACCGGCAATGCCGCCGCCAGGACCATCACCAGCTACAATGTAGTCGGCCTGCTGCCGGGCACGAAGCGGCCCGACGAGACGGTGATCTATTCGGCGCACTGGGATCACCTCGGGGTCGGCCTGCCCGACGCCAATGGCGACAATATCTACAATGGCGCGCTCGACAATGCGACGGGCACCGCCCACGTGCTCGAGCAGGCGCGCTGGTTCGCCAAGGGCCCACGCACCGCCCGCAGCCTCGTCTTCCTGTTCGTGACCGCCGAGGAGAAGGGCCTGCTCGGCAGCGAATATTATGTCTCGAACCCGCTCTATCCGCTCTCCAAGACCGCCGGCGTCCTCAACACCGACGGCGGCGCCATTTACGGACCGGCGCGCGACTTCTCCATGTCTGGCTCGGCCAAGCTCGGGCTGCTCGACATGCTGGTCGCGGAAGGGGCGAAGCAGAAGCGGACCTACTCCCCCGACGAGAAGGTCGAGGCGGGTTACTTCTTCCGCTCCGACCACTTCCCCTTCGCCAAGCGCGGCGTTCCGGCGGTGAGCTGGCGCGGCGGCATCGATCTCGTCAACGGCGGCAAGGCGCGCGGCCTTGCCCTGAACGAGGACTATACCGTCAAGCGCTACCACCAGCCCGACGACGAATATTCGCCGAGCTGGGATCTGTCCGGCCTCGCCCAGGACGCGCAGCTCCTCCACAACGTCGGGCGCGACCTCGCCAATTCGACCGCCTGGCCCAACTGGAGCGACGACAGCGAATTCCGCGCGGCCCGTGATGCCAGCGCCGGCGATCGCGGCGCGGCGGCACCCGCAACGACCACGGCGGGCGAACGCGGCTAG
- a CDS encoding ATP-grasp fold amidoligase family protein yields the protein MRFLYRPPTPPGTSRLRIQLTYLWRHRRLARLAAPVLLTEWIQHRKLHDRDPRLPLLADKVKVKPWVAQQLGLSWVTPTLWQGSRLPEHPAWDFPYVVKSRHGCNQTLVVRNAADHREARDRSAAWMAHPYGGWLDEWLYGGIERGLLVEPFIGEGDALPLDYKIFVFGGEARFVQVHLGRGTNHRWIVFDRQWKRVSPASADPDPARPASLAAMLRAAERLGAGFDFVRADFYEIAGTPRFGELTFYPGSGLEAVEPPSLDALMGALWAGARAGGEDQLAA from the coding sequence ATGCGTTTCCTGTACCGCCCACCGACTCCGCCCGGCACCAGCCGCCTGCGGATCCAGCTCACTTACCTTTGGCGGCACCGGCGGCTGGCGCGGCTCGCGGCGCCCGTCCTGCTCACCGAGTGGATCCAGCACCGCAAGCTCCACGACCGCGATCCGCGGCTTCCGCTGCTGGCCGACAAGGTCAAGGTGAAGCCATGGGTGGCGCAGCAACTCGGGCTGTCGTGGGTGACCCCGACCCTGTGGCAGGGCAGTCGGCTTCCCGAGCATCCGGCCTGGGATTTCCCTTATGTCGTCAAGTCGCGCCACGGCTGCAACCAGACGCTGGTGGTGCGCAATGCCGCCGATCATCGCGAAGCGCGCGACCGCTCGGCCGCGTGGATGGCGCATCCCTATGGCGGCTGGCTCGACGAGTGGCTCTACGGCGGGATCGAGCGCGGCCTGCTGGTCGAGCCCTTCATCGGCGAAGGCGACGCGCTGCCGCTCGACTACAAGATCTTCGTCTTCGGCGGCGAGGCGCGGTTCGTTCAGGTGCATCTGGGGCGCGGGACCAATCATCGCTGGATCGTGTTCGACCGCCAGTGGAAGCGGGTCTCGCCCGCCTCCGCCGACCCCGATCCCGCCCGCCCGGCATCGCTCGCCGCGATGCTGCGTGCGGCCGAGCGGCTGGGCGCGGGCTTCGATTTCGTCCGGGCCGATTTCTACGAGATCGCCGGCACGCCCCGCTTCGGCGAACTGACCTTCTATCCCGGAAGCGGCCTCGAGGCGGTCGAGCCGCCGAGCCTCGACGCGCTGATGGGCGCGCTGTGGGCGGGGGCACGCGCGGGCGGGGAGGACCAACTCGCCGCTTGA
- a CDS encoding SLC13 family permease, producing MPVLSVFLSPQAITLAVLVAVVVALILDKGRSDVIALSGAAVLLMTGVVRPLQVQSAFASPAVITLASLFVIAYAMERAGLLDAGIRALVALCQRIGRAGLWILIGIGGAASSVLNNTPIVVLLAPVIKDSAERIGLSAKPFLIPLSYASILGGGCTLIGTSTNLLVNDVAGAAGQMKFGIFEITPVGVAVALAGGLYLLLFSGRLIDSSDAPQVPVLPKVGATNAAGGLPGDASAFAEERPLQPLRALVSLAVFVAVIAAAAVGIAPIAACAFAGAILLILLRVLTADEAYSGLRPDVLMLIAGMLVLGIALRTSGVAETIATALIGSVDGLPPLAALALLYVAVLFLTEILSNATVAVLFTPIAVSMGEALSVSPRPFLVATMLAASAAFATPFGYQTNALVYQLGRYRYLDFVKLGMPLNLVTAATACAVIPIFFPF from the coding sequence TTGCCGGTCCTGAGCGTCTTCCTCAGCCCCCAGGCGATCACGCTTGCCGTGCTGGTCGCGGTGGTGGTCGCGCTGATCCTCGACAAAGGGCGTTCGGACGTCATCGCTCTGTCGGGCGCGGCGGTGCTGCTGATGACCGGCGTGGTCCGCCCGCTCCAGGTCCAGAGCGCCTTCGCCAGCCCGGCGGTGATCACCCTCGCCTCGCTGTTCGTCATCGCCTATGCGATGGAGCGCGCGGGGCTGCTCGACGCGGGGATCCGCGCGCTGGTCGCGCTGTGCCAGCGGATCGGCCGGGCGGGACTGTGGATCCTGATCGGGATCGGCGGCGCGGCCTCGTCGGTGCTCAACAACACGCCGATCGTGGTGTTGCTCGCGCCCGTCATCAAGGATTCGGCCGAGCGCATCGGCCTGTCCGCCAAGCCCTTCCTCATCCCCTTGTCCTACGCCTCGATCCTCGGGGGCGGCTGCACGCTGATCGGCACCTCTACCAACCTTCTCGTCAACGACGTCGCGGGCGCGGCCGGGCAGATGAAGTTCGGCATCTTCGAGATCACCCCCGTCGGGGTCGCGGTGGCGCTTGCGGGCGGGCTCTACCTGCTGCTCTTCAGCGGGCGGCTGATCGACAGTTCGGACGCGCCGCAAGTGCCCGTACTCCCCAAGGTCGGCGCCACCAATGCGGCGGGCGGCCTTCCCGGCGACGCGTCCGCCTTCGCCGAGGAGCGGCCACTCCAGCCGCTGCGCGCATTGGTCTCGCTGGCCGTGTTCGTCGCGGTCATTGCCGCCGCCGCGGTCGGCATCGCGCCCATCGCGGCCTGCGCCTTCGCCGGAGCGATCCTCCTCATCCTACTGCGGGTGCTGACCGCGGACGAGGCCTATTCGGGCCTTCGCCCCGACGTGCTGATGCTGATCGCGGGGATGCTGGTGCTGGGGATCGCGCTGCGCACCTCGGGGGTCGCCGAGACGATCGCGACCGCGCTGATCGGCAGCGTCGACGGCCTGCCGCCGCTCGCCGCGCTGGCGCTCCTCTATGTCGCGGTGCTGTTCCTGACCGAGATATTGTCCAATGCGACGGTCGCGGTGCTGTTCACGCCGATTGCGGTGTCGATGGGCGAGGCGCTGTCGGTCAGCCCCCGCCCCTTCCTCGTCGCGACCATGCTGGCGGCGAGCGCGGCCTTCGCGACCCCGTTCGGCTACCAGACCAATGCCCTGGTCTACCAGTTAGGGCGCTATCGCTATCTCGACTTCGTCAAGCTCGGGATGCCGCTCAACCTCGTCACCGCGGCGACGGCCTGCGCGGTCATCCCGATCTTCTTTCCCTTCTAG
- the clpA gene encoding ATP-dependent Clp protease ATP-binding subunit ClpA, producing MPSFARELEQTLHNALGEASRRRHEYATLEHLLMALIDDAHASKVMTACGVNRDELKATVKQYLDGELGALVADSGTDPTPTSGFQRVVQRAILHVQSSGRDEVTGANVLVALFSERESYAVYFLQQQDMSRLDAVTYISHGVGKGESAEGQQPSAGAGPEETKSDKGAADKKESALKQFTVDLNEKAKLGKVDPLIGRTAEVDRTVQILCRRSKNNPLYVGDPGVGKTAIAEGLARKIIEGDVPDVLKPAVIYSLDMGALLAGTRYRGDFEERLKSVVSELEKMPHAILFIDEIHTVIGAGATSGGAMDASNLLKPALSSGAIRCIGSTTYKEFRNHFEKDRALLRRFQKIDVNEPTVEDTIKIIAGLRSSFEQHHQVRYTPDAIKSAVELSARYIHDRKLPDKAIDVIDEVGAMQMLVPVSKRKKVITPKEIEQVVATMARIPPKSVSTDDKKTLQHLEADLKRVVFGQDLAVERLASAIKLSRAGLRDPDKPIGNYLFSGPTGVGKTEVARQLASILGIPLQRFDMSEYMERHSVSRLIGAPPGYVGYDQGGLLTDAVDQQPHSVLLLDEIEKAHPDLFNILLQVMDNGKLTDHHGKTVDFRNTILIMTTNAGASDMARESIGFGAMSREDVQEDAIRKMFTPEFRNRLDAVVPFGYLPPAVVARVVDKFILQLELQLADRGVHIELDDEAREWLTAKGYDKLYGARPMGRLVQEKIKQPLAEELLFGKLVHGGEVKVRLKDNVPVFEITPAAPAKTTKPKGAKARKAKPSDTKPSEAPETPPAE from the coding sequence ATGCCCAGTTTCGCCCGCGAGCTCGAACAGACCCTCCACAATGCGCTTGGGGAGGCGAGCCGCCGCCGTCACGAATATGCGACCCTCGAGCATCTGCTCATGGCGCTGATCGACGATGCCCATGCTTCGAAGGTGATGACCGCCTGCGGGGTCAATCGCGATGAACTTAAGGCCACCGTCAAGCAGTATCTCGACGGCGAGCTCGGAGCGCTCGTCGCCGACAGCGGCACCGATCCCACCCCGACCAGCGGCTTCCAGCGCGTGGTCCAGCGCGCCATCCTCCACGTCCAGTCGTCGGGCCGCGACGAGGTGACCGGCGCCAACGTGCTGGTCGCGCTCTTTTCCGAGCGCGAGAGCTATGCCGTCTATTTCCTCCAGCAGCAGGACATGAGCCGGCTGGATGCGGTGACCTACATCAGCCACGGCGTCGGCAAGGGCGAGAGCGCCGAGGGGCAGCAGCCTTCCGCCGGGGCCGGACCCGAAGAGACCAAGTCCGACAAGGGCGCCGCCGACAAGAAGGAGAGCGCGCTCAAGCAGTTCACCGTCGACCTCAACGAGAAGGCCAAGCTCGGCAAGGTCGATCCGCTGATCGGGCGCACGGCCGAGGTCGACCGGACGGTGCAGATCCTCTGCCGCCGGTCGAAGAACAACCCGCTCTATGTGGGCGATCCGGGCGTGGGCAAGACCGCCATCGCCGAAGGCCTCGCGCGCAAGATCATCGAGGGCGACGTCCCCGACGTGCTCAAGCCCGCGGTCATCTACTCGCTCGACATGGGCGCGCTGCTCGCCGGCACCCGCTACCGCGGCGACTTCGAGGAGCGGCTGAAGTCGGTCGTGTCGGAACTCGAGAAGATGCCGCACGCGATCCTGTTCATCGACGAGATCCACACCGTGATCGGCGCCGGCGCGACCAGCGGCGGGGCGATGGACGCGTCGAACCTCTTGAAGCCCGCACTGTCGAGCGGCGCGATCCGCTGCATCGGCTCGACCACCTACAAGGAGTTCCGCAACCATTTCGAGAAGGACCGGGCATTGCTCCGGCGCTTCCAGAAGATCGACGTCAACGAGCCGACGGTCGAGGACACGATCAAGATCATCGCCGGCCTGCGCTCCTCCTTCGAGCAGCATCACCAGGTCCGCTACACCCCCGACGCGATCAAGTCGGCGGTGGAGCTGTCGGCGCGCTACATCCATGACCGCAAGCTGCCCGACAAGGCGATCGACGTGATCGACGAGGTCGGCGCGATGCAGATGCTGGTGCCGGTCTCGAAGCGGAAGAAGGTGATCACGCCCAAGGAGATCGAGCAGGTCGTCGCGACCATGGCCCGGATCCCGCCGAAGAGCGTGTCGACCGACGACAAGAAGACGCTCCAGCACCTCGAGGCCGACCTCAAGCGCGTCGTCTTCGGGCAGGACCTCGCGGTCGAGCGGCTGGCCTCGGCCATCAAGCTCAGCCGGGCGGGCCTGCGCGATCCCGACAAGCCGATCGGCAACTATCTGTTCTCGGGTCCGACCGGCGTCGGCAAGACCGAGGTCGCGCGCCAGCTGGCCTCGATCCTCGGCATTCCGCTCCAGCGGTTCGACATGAGCGAATATATGGAGCGCCACTCGGTCAGCCGGCTGATAGGCGCGCCTCCGGGTTATGTCGGTTATGACCAGGGCGGTCTCCTGACCGACGCGGTCGACCAGCAGCCGCACAGCGTGCTCCTCTTGGACGAGATCGAGAAGGCGCATCCGGACCTGTTCAACATCCTCCTGCAGGTGATGGACAACGGGAAGCTGACCGACCACCACGGGAAGACCGTCGACTTCCGCAACACCATCCTCATCATGACCACCAATGCCGGTGCGTCGGACATGGCGCGGGAGAGCATCGGCTTCGGGGCGATGAGCCGCGAGGACGTGCAGGAAGACGCGATCCGCAAGATGTTCACGCCCGAGTTCCGCAACCGTCTCGATGCGGTGGTGCCGTTCGGCTACCTCCCGCCCGCGGTGGTCGCCCGCGTCGTGGACAAGTTCATCCTCCAGCTGGAACTCCAGCTGGCGGATCGCGGCGTCCACATCGAGCTCGACGACGAGGCGCGCGAGTGGCTCACCGCCAAGGGCTATGACAAGCTCTATGGCGCGCGTCCGATGGGCCGGCTGGTGCAGGAGAAGATCAAGCAGCCGCTCGCCGAGGAACTGCTGTTCGGCAAGCTGGTCCACGGCGGCGAGGTCAAGGTGCGTCTCAAGGACAATGTCCCCGTCTTCGAGATCACCCCGGCCGCGCCGGCCAAGACGACCAAGCCCAAGGGCGCCAAGGCGCGCAAGGCCAAGCCGAGCGACACCAAGCCGAGCGAGGCGCCCGAGACCCCGCCGGCCGAATAA